Proteins encoded in a region of the Triticum dicoccoides isolate Atlit2015 ecotype Zavitan chromosome 3A, WEW_v2.0, whole genome shotgun sequence genome:
- the LOC119267453 gene encoding uncharacterized protein LOC119267453 has protein sequence MATDRRIQPAGGGGSSARGGGGGVEPGLGRRLLDVLRTVYHMLRRGLCRKRLMMDLHLLLGRGKLAGRHFRDLLAHQPLAGGTRFGAAAAAGASPSALSMYQHDPRDVEFSCGSTPVHEQAVFPFKIGRGRGRGRSYGGLDAATVAAAFEMMNAHAAGNSGGDTPGVSRATPSPMLALSLGRCPAGARQLRVTDSPFPVEPEGVDERVDAEADSFIKRFYEQLKMQQSTTPDNCTRRRG, from the coding sequence ATGGCGACCGACAGGCGGATCCAGCCGGCCGGGGGAGGCGGGTCGTCggccagaggaggagggggaggcgtgGAGCCCGGGCTCGGGAGGCGCCTGCTGGACGTGCTGCGCACCGTCTACCACATGCTGCGCCGCGGCCTCTGCCGCAAGCGCCTCATGATGGACCTCCACCTGCTGCTCGGCCGCGGCAAGCTCGCCGGCAGGCACTTCCGGGACCTCCTCGCCCACCAGCCGCTCGCCGGGGGCACCCGCTTcggcgccgcggccgccgccggcgcCTCCCCGTCCGCGCTCTCCATGTACCAGCACGACCCGAGAGACGTTGAGTTCAGCTGCGGCAGCACGCCGGTCCACGAGCAGGCCGTCTTCCCCTTCAAGATCGGCCGCGGccgcggccggggcaggagctacGGCGGGCTGGACGCCGCCACCGTGGCGGCCGCCTTCGAGATGATGAACGCGCACGCTGCGGGCAACTCGGGCGGGGACACGCCGGGGGTGTCCCGGGCCACGCCGTCGCCCATGCTGGCGCTCAGCCTGGGCCGCTGCCCGGCCGGGGCGCGCCAGCTGCGCGTCACCGACTCGCCGTTCCCCGTCGAGCCGGAGGGCGTCGACGAGCGCGTGGACGCCGAGGCCGACAGCTTCATCAAGAGGTTCTACGAGCAGCTCAAGATGCAGCAGTCCACCACGCCGGACAACTGCACCCGCCGCCGTGGCTAG
- the LOC119267454 gene encoding lachrymatory-factor synthase-like, with protein MDVPTAGGAAAAAPQRRAWEWEGRVVSPVPAATADEAWALLSDFLAFHKWHPRVAVCRLASASPSGAAAAPGCVRYCEGTPPGDGAPADWAHETLLEHDQARRFFRYEMNDNNMGFGAFFAAFRVVPAAHAAGGCELRWEFECEPVRGTPKEALEARLQAGLDGMAARVHEHLMSARAAVAAAAPAPAVAAGLEAADELKLDNSIAA; from the coding sequence ATGGACGTGCCGACCGCcggtggagccgccgccgccgcaccgcagCGCAGGGCCTGGGAGTGGGAGGGCCGGGTGGTGTCCCCggtgccggcggcgacggcggacgAGGCGTGGGCGCTGCTGTCGGACTTCCTGGCGTTCCACAAGTGGCACCCGCGCGTGGCGGTGTGCCGCCTGGCGTCGGCGTCGCCCTCCGGCGCCGCGGCGGCGCCCGGGTGCGTGCGCTACTGCGAGGGCACCCCGCCGGGCGACGGGGCGCCCGCCGACTGGGCGCACGAGACGCTCCTGGAGCACGACCAGGCCCGCCGCTTCTTCCGCTACGAGATGAACGACAACAACATGGGGTTCGGCGCCTTCTTCGCCGCCTTCCGCGTCGTCCCCGCCGCCCACGCGGCCGGCGGGTGCGAGCTGCGGTGGGAGTTCGAGTGCGAGCCCGTGCGGGGCACGCCCAAGGAGGCGCTCGAGGCGCGGCTGCAGGCCGGGCTCGACGGCATGGCCGCGCGCGTGCACGAGCACCTCATGTCCGcgcgcgctgccgtcgccgcagccgCGCCGGCCCCCGCCGTGGCCGCAGGGCTGGAGGCCGCCGACGAGCTCAAGCTCGACAACTCCATCGCGGCCTGA